The genomic window AAGTGCACATGGGAAGTCGATTGCACGCCTGGTCAGCCATTGGTGCTTCGCTATGAAGTGTGTGCATACGACAACTCGGTGCGCACCGCGTGGCTCGACGTCGACCGCGGCTTTTTCAACGGCACGAGCCTGTGCCTGCGGGTCGATGCCCAGACCGATTCGGCGCATGCGATCGAAGTCGTGGCGCCCAAAGTGTTGCCGGGCCACGCCCGTTGGTCTTGCGTTACTGCACTCTTCGGCGCCAAGGTCGACAAACAGGGCTTCGGCGTCTACTGGGCTGCCGACTATGACGAGTTGGCCGACAGCCCCTTCGAAATGGGCGCGTTCTGGAGCGGAGAGTTCGAAGCCTGCGGCGTGCCGCACCGCTTCGTCGTCGCAGGCGCTACCGCTTCGTTCGACAGCGAGCGCCTCATCGCCGACACCAAAGCCATCTGCGAAACCGAGATGCGTTTCTGGCACGGCGACAAGGTCGGCAAGCGGGGCGGCGCGAAGCTTCCGTTCGACCACTACGTCTTTATGCTGAACGCGGTCGACGATGGTTATGGCGGCCTCGAACACCGGCACTCGACCGCATTGATCTGCACGCGCCGCGATCTGCCGCAACTCGGCGCGAAGAAGCAGCCCGAGGGGTACACCACGTTGATGGGGCTCATCAGTCACGAGTACTTCCACACCTGGAATGTGAAGCGCATGCGCCCCGCCGAGTTCGCGCGCTACGACTACACCCGCGAGAACCACACGCAGTTGCTGTGGCTCTTCGAAGGTTTCACCAGCTACTACGACGACCTGCTGCTGCGCCGCGCTGGCCGCATCGACGACGCGACCTATCTGCGCCTCATCAACAAGACCATCAACCAGGTCATGCAGACGCCGGGGCGACTGGTTCAATCGGTCGCGGACGCCAGTTTCGACGCCTGGGTCAAGTACTACCGGCAGGACGAGCAGACACCCAATGGCACGGTCAGCTACTACACCAAGGGCGCGCTGGTCGCGATGTGCTTCGACCTGACGCTGCGCAGCGAAGGCAAGGGCACGCTCGACGACGTGATGCGTTTGCTGTGGACGAAAAGTGCTGGCGGCCCGATCGAAGAAGCCGATGTGGCGAAAGCGCTCGAATCAGTGGGCGGCCGTTCGTATGCGAGCGAGATCGCGCAATGGGTGCACTCGACTGACGAGTTGCCGCTGTCGGGCTTGCTGCGCGCACACGGCATCGCCACGCTCGATGACCCGGCGCAACGCGCGCAGGAACTCGGCCTGCGCGTGACGGAGACCAACGGCAGCGTGCAGGTCAAGGTGGTGCTGCGCGGCGGC from Variovorax sp. PAMC28562 includes these protein-coding regions:
- a CDS encoding M61 family metallopeptidase; translation: MGAPRSAANATATATAAAIHYRVECADRNAHLFAVTLTIDRPAPHQRVSLPVWIPGSYLVREFAKNLQGLNAKQGRRNIGIAQLDKCTWEVDCTPGQPLVLRYEVCAYDNSVRTAWLDVDRGFFNGTSLCLRVDAQTDSAHAIEVVAPKVLPGHARWSCVTALFGAKVDKQGFGVYWAADYDELADSPFEMGAFWSGEFEACGVPHRFVVAGATASFDSERLIADTKAICETEMRFWHGDKVGKRGGAKLPFDHYVFMLNAVDDGYGGLEHRHSTALICTRRDLPQLGAKKQPEGYTTLMGLISHEYFHTWNVKRMRPAEFARYDYTRENHTQLLWLFEGFTSYYDDLLLRRAGRIDDATYLRLINKTINQVMQTPGRLVQSVADASFDAWVKYYRQDEQTPNGTVSYYTKGALVAMCFDLTLRSEGKGTLDDVMRLLWTKSAGGPIEEADVAKALESVGGRSYASEIAQWVHSTDELPLSGLLRAHGIATLDDPAQRAQELGLRVTETNGSVQVKVVLRGGAAEAAGFAAHDEWIGIELPTRKGQPTQAWRITKIEDLALYLGPQKKMIAIVARDRRLLRLPLTLPTGVTTWRLFAKDAALTTKWLTGN